Genomic segment of Nilaparvata lugens isolate BPH chromosome 6, ASM1435652v1, whole genome shotgun sequence:
ttcaattgaaagcacGAATTAACGTGTATTCACTTTTAGTATTACAGTGTTCTCCTGTAGTATATTCAAAATCATATtaagattgtttttttttcaataaatacaaagaacaaaaatacattcaaatatGTTACCTATATGAATTGTAATGATGTTATTTCTGAGCGTCACTTTTCATTATTCTAGTTGGCTACTCCCACGATAATCATTAACAAAATAAGGAGAACACCAAACAAACTGTATTAAATTCATAACTCCGATGAAAATTCTTTATAAGAAttgatattttagaaatttgtattttgttaaAAAGAGAGTGATCCCTCATCGAACATATTTTATGTTTCATAAGTGGGGCTGAGGAAAATAGTGCCAGGCTacgttttcctattttttaataaaatgggAGTAGAGCACTGTCTCGACTCAACTCATCATGGCAACAGCATCCAATAGCTCAAGAGCCAGTTGCATCTCAGTCTACATTATTGGAATAGCATAGCCTACTAGAAACTTTTAAATTTGTACTCAACATCAATACTTATTTGATTATCCTTGATAACATTCTTCTTAACAAGCGATATTCTTGGATAACAATGATTCTTGTAGTTGGAACTCCTCTACATAATGGTGAAATTATGAACACATTGCTATTTCAAGTTATTTAATGTTATAAAGTTTGATTGAGACTAATAAATTCCTCTACTACTATTTGAGACGTAGTCTACCTTTTTCATTGCTCTGTTTGCCAAGGACGTTATAATGTAGAGGCGAATGACCGATAAGCCAGTAAAACATGAGAGTCCTACAAAATCTTCAATTTCTTCAGATTCATAGTCTGAAATCAATTTCCACTCCTGGATGAAGAATGAACTCTCAATGTACTCATAGAGTTTGagttgaggaggaggataatGCCCAAGTCAGCTGTCAAAGTGGATGTACGAGACAGAATAGTCTCGTAGGTAGTATAGTCATGGTCTgtgattttcttcttcttcttctgaatgATGAATGGTCTCTCAGACATCAGACATAGTGCAGAggttgatgaaaataatatcagaGTTAAGTCATAACAAAGATCCATAACGTTGGAAACTACATTCATTAACTGGGATAACTTCCTCCATAGTACCTTTCAAATGGTGAGATCCTTTTGCGTAATTGTCGAACTCCGATTCACTTCAAAATTTCTCGTAAGTTGTTCTCCAGCGTTTGCTAAACCGGTGTGATAAGTGTACCAAATACCAGTTATTGATTCTGGGAGAAGGAtgcaaatataaattaaatatttgaagaCAATAAGatagatgaaatattaaattaattgagGACACAATCCAATTGTGTactcattattaaaatttcagaaaCATAAATCAGAAACGTGTACACGATAATAAGAGGAATAAGCAAACATTCCAGCAAAACCATTTCAATGCCTTAATCATCCTGATAGGATCCCAGACAGTTTCAATACCATCCTATTATGTCAATTACGTTATATGGAAATTATGAATTCCTACTGTATTAATAAGATCATCAAGTTCACtatattgatcaattgattatttgcctCGAAAAAAATCCACTTTTTAATAATAGAGGATGGTATCAGAGAGAAATACAGGAGTATTTTCTCTATAATTATGCTGTATTTTCTCTGTGGTGGTATCAAGGGTGTACAAGGTGTACGTAAGATTGGATCTATGGGGGGTGTACAAGGGCGGATTTAAGGAGACAATTTGGAAATATGAAGGGGAAACCAGGGGCTACGAGGGGCTCGAGGGCCCTCCTCCGGagtatttttagaaaattgggTCTCTAAAAAGAacacttatatttattttcaagtaaTAAGTCTGAAGTTTCTTGGAGCCTATCACTGGATTTCTAAAATAATACACTTTAAGGACAGAAATATGACACATGGAATtcatgttttattcattcactaCAATCGCTATAGAATTCTTCTCGGAAGCCGATATCCTTCAATAgcattaattattatagttaGTGCTGCTTTAAATGTTGGGGCGATTATGAACCGATTTCTAATTCCGAGATATTTGTGATGGTGCTGAGTTTATTTTCAACTCAATCCTCAATCAAGACTTACCTGTTTCATTGCTCCATGTGCTGAAGACGTTATAATATAGAAGCGAATGACCGACAGGCCAATAAAACATGTGAGCCCCACAAAATCTACAATTTCTTCTGGTTCATAGTCTGCGATTTGCTCCTTCTCCTGGCTGAAGAATGAACTCTCAAAGACATCATATATAGTGTAGAGGTTAAGGAAAAGAATGTTCAAGTCAGCTGTCAGAGTTAGTGCATAGCACAGATCCATAACGTTGGAAAATCCATTCATCAACTGAGATAACTTCCTCCATAGAGTCTTATAAATAGTGAGATCTTTGTGAAAGTTTGTCAAACAGAGATCGCCTTCAAAATCTCTCATGAGTTGTTCTCCAGCATTTGCTAAACCGGTATAATATGTGTACCACATATCATCAGTTATTGATTTTAAGAATAggatgtaaaaataaataaaatattgcaaGGTTACACTCCAACCAAGTTTATGTGATCCAAAGTGATTAATGATATTCATTATGGCAATCTCAACAACATAAATAAGAAACGTGTACACAGTAATTAATGGTATGACCGAACGTTTCAACATAACCAGTTCAATTCCTGTATCAGTTTTGTAACATCTTTCAAACATGTAGCACTTTTCTAAGCAATCGCATATATTATCAAAAGTTCTGCGCatgattatattttgaaaaattgtcataaaataatagattcccAAGCTGAAGTCGTATGTAAGCCAATGCATAGAAAACCATATAGCAGTTTCTGTGGATGTGAGCATGCTATAGCAAGCTATGAAATGATGACAGCCGAATATAAAGAACAGAACCGCGAAGCACACATTGATCGACAAACAATAAATATCCACTAAAATATCGAATAACGAATTGGATTTTGACGTTTTCCTTTTATAACCGagtagaataaaacaaatatgataTCTTCTAAACACTTTTCTCATAAACTCTGACATGTCGTTGAATGTTCTACTTTCACTGAGTTCGGATAGCATCTGACTAAGTCCACAACAAATTTCTGTTGTTTCTCATAGCATGTTGATGGCTTTTTGCGTGATGAAGGTTCTGGAGAAGGTAATAATAACGTGTTTTAATCATTTGTTTCCCAACATGTTGATTACTTTCACCTTAAAAGGACGAGCTCTGATCTTGATAAGATTCTAGTCAGACAATTCCAATCTATCATGCGCATGAGAATTGGAAGTAGGCTATAATTATTGATGAGCATAACAACTACTTGTCTGATGAGATTACTGTTATTATCATGCtaatttattgcaataatgaaggattcttcaaaagaaaaatttaatagGTAAAAAAACAGAGATATAACTTCTATAATTTGGAAGGAGCTaccaatttttttccaatttcggATACATCAACCTCTTGCGattatcacactattacatccaatctttttcaatgaaaacagcaaatgaataatgatttaatttaattattttgtaattggTGTGGAATTTTTCCTAAATATAGTAAATCTATCCATTTTTGTAAAGGAATTCTCATTTTGTATACGTGTTCTCAAAAAATAGGTCTagagttattattataataataaggaatctagaaaataaaatatttttcaactttattcaatttgataagaGAGCCCAAGTATTTAAGAAGACACGCATTTTGTAAAATACGTTTGAGCAaagaattatatatattatgatagCAATATAAGTCAGATAAAATTCGTAGAACAAGTTTAGAACTAATAGTTTATTCCTTCAAGCTTTTTAAGGGAAGAGAGTagagaagaaataaaatttcattgattatattttttcaaacattgaaaatcatGTTAGAAGATCCCTGCTGTGTTCTGCGCGTTTGTGAGCATCTTCTTGAAATGAACGATAATGATTGTGTAGGTCAGTATTTGGAGAGCAATCTGTAAAAGAGAAAAAAGGAAATTGACCCAAACTTCAGAAAAACTTTCATCcattttcagaattatttcagttactattcattgtgaatacatttttaatgaaaagaCGTTCTACAGATCATCTACTTGCTCTGTCCGGATAGTAGGCCTAatgtcaattatttattttattcatttttttttttttttttgacgtGACTACATCAAGAGTACTACCTCGGTGGGAGACCAGTGTTCTGGGAACAAAGTGGACTTCACGCCAGTGTCTCCGCCTCCACCCTGCCGGAGAGTTGTCACAGGCATTTCCGTGAGAGACGTTTTTATGACGCGTCAGAGTTCAAAATCGAGCGCTCCCTCGAGCAATACATGGTATAATAAGGACCCAAACTTCTCAGAAAATCTTGTAACTGGATGACTGAATGACTAGAATGTCACCAATGAGACTTGGGTGTTCCAGTACgactcattttcattttcaacagcATTGCCTGAGAATTCAGGGTCCTCGTCACACTGCGTCTCATTCTGGAGAATATAGAGTCACGTCAACTAAAAC
This window contains:
- the LOC120351927 gene encoding uncharacterized protein LOC120351927 isoform X1; its protein translation is MLSELSESRTFNDMSEFMRKVFRRYHICFILLGYKRKTSKSNSLFDILVDIYCLSINVCFAVLFFIFGCHHFIACYSMLTSTETAIWFSMHWLTYDFSLGIYYFMTIFQNIIMRRTFDNICDCLEKCYMFERCYKTDTGIELVMLKRSVIPLITVYTFLIYVVEIAIMNIINHFGSHKLGWSVTLQYFIYFYILFLKSITDDMWYTYYTGLANAGEQLMRDFEGDLCLTNFHKDLTIYKTLWRKLSQLMNGFSNVMDLCYALTLTADLNILFLNLYTIYDVFESSFFSQEKEQIADYEPEEIVDFVGLTCFIGLSVIRFYIITSSAHGAMKQVRDNTKRKLLNLISEIQISNPGKEQQVKKFLAKVSNTPVSIRLSGFEVNNSLFITIILQWIYYTSVLKQFQSSTPTIPYNSTCHYGDHLFNKQ